GACATTAACGCCTTCTACTAAATTGTTGTGAACTAAGTGATTCATTTTCCTGAAGCTCAGATGACCCATCCTTTTATGCCATAAGATAGACTCCTGCTCAGTAGCCTTGGACACGAAAGCTTGTTGTCCAGTAGCTGTCTTAACATAAGCCTTTGACATATCTAGAATATATAGGTCTTGACATCTTGGCGCCGTCATAAGAATCATATTCTCTGGAATTTTATAATCTTTCCTCATAATATAACACTGCTGCTCGTCAAAAAGAACTTTATGCCGTTTATCACACACTTGAGAAACGGACAACAGGTTATTCGACATTTTCTTAACAAAACTAACTTTATCAAAACTGACAGATGAATTTGAGATCATTCCCCGAGCCGTAATAAATCCTCCTTGATCACCAGCAAAAGAAACCGGTCCACCTTTCATAGATTTAACATCATGAAGTAGGGACATGTTCCCCGTCATGTGCCTGGAGAACCCGCTATCCACAATCCATTATTTTTGTTTGGACTGTAGGCGACCTGAACATATGTAGAGAAATAATTAGTTTACGGGGGATACCCATGCCTCGTCAGCAATGGGTTTCCCGTTAACAATGGTAGTTTTCTCCTCATCCCCGTCACTTACAGCATCTGAGCTGCACTCCCCTTTTAATTCTTCCTTTTTGGTtatccattttttatttttttgtaaagGTTTCTTGAAATAAACATTATGTTGAACCACCTTTGTCTCATTTGAAGGCTTTAAAGAAGTTTTAGGAATAACATGTTTTTCAGATCTCCCAGTGGAAAATCTGTAAGGCATACGATTCCTTGGAGGAGAGTTTGACTTAAATCTGTAAAAACTCTTAGGGGGACTCATCTGAATTTTCCTCCTGGGTGCTACAAACCTTTTGTGACAATCAATTGCCCTGTGACCTCCCATCCCACAATGAAAACATGAAATACGATCATTTATATAGTAGGAGTTAAACCTAGGGTTGTACTCATGTGGAGATCTAGGTCTTCGATATTCGGGTGGTGACCTTGTCTGTGCTCGTGACCTATCAGGAGTTCTATCTAGAGACCTTTGGGTGGAGGAACATATTTTGGCGGTGAATTACACGCGGGTTTCAAGAAATCTTCCTCCTCAAAGCTAGGACCTTTAACGAACTTAATCGGAGATCGGTTCTTAATTCTGATTGGTCTCTGATTGGCCgggtttttcaaaattttgacAGTTTTAGGATTAGGGTCTACAACTTTCTTCTCATTAGCAATTTTTGCTTTTGGAGTTTCATCAGTATCTATCCCCTTTCCCTTATCTGAGCTAGTCTCAACCGGCTTAATCTCAACATAGACCTCACCGAACTGTTTCTCAGGTGGATTGAAACTATAGTCATATTCAAATGGTGGAGGACATTGTTTATAGTCCTTAATGGTTTCTTTTCCTCCTATGTTATGACAATACTCTATCCCAAACGCAGAACGCTTATAGATATATGCCTTATCCCTTTCAGTCTCATAGTTTATCCTAAAGGTTTCTTTAGCTCTCTTAAGATCGTCTATCTCAGCAATCTGTCTTACAATGGTCTGAGTATTTAACATTACATTCTCTCTCGTCTTAAAGATCATGTTGTCTTCATATTATTTCCTAAGAACCTGATTACCTTTTGTGAGCACATCTATTTCCTTTTCTGAGGCAGCACAGTTGTTACAATTTAGGCAAATATTAGTCAACTGTTTCACCTGATCTTCTAAAGTATTACATCTACTGCAAATCTTAGCTGATTCCTTTAGTTCCTTGAGTCCCTTTTCTAAATTAACACAATTTTCACAAACAGTATTAGTTTCGGATGGAACCTTTGCCTTGTCAGAGGAATCCGCCATAAATGCATAGAGATGTGTAGCCTTATCTTCTTCAGCTTCCTGTTCTGACTCCGATTCTGATTCTAAACTCGAACTATCAGACCCATTTTCCATGTTGACCAACTTTCCTTCAATACAATCCTTAGACTTAACACTTGTAGAGTTGCATACAGATGATTGACCAACATACACACAAGATTTCTTTGAGTCGTCATCAGAAGCAGACTCACTATCTGTCCATACGTCTCCATCACTATGAATTGCCCATTTAAACTCCTCTTCAACTCTTTTGTTCACTATCCCGCACCGCAAGTAGTTTGCCCAGTACCATGCACGATTAGCCCTTTCTTCCATTCGGCATCCTAGACACTTACACTGCTTATCTCGTCCAACACAACCTATCTTCACTCTCTCAGCtttctctttttctttttcttcttcagtcATTTGGACTTTTGCCACATTTACATGGTACTCATATGAATCAGTTGCATCAACAGACCAATCAATGAATTTCATCTTCATATGTAGCAGCTAAGGCCTTTGAACTCTCTTCTACGATAGGTATGTTGACCTTAGTAGTGGTCTCATTCTTCTGATTATGAAATGGGTTATAGAAACCTGGTTGCTTTGGTTTGGTACAGTTTCTCTTGAAATGTCCCAATTTATTACAATTGAAGCACCTAACTTTGTTCATGTCAAACCCGAACGTAGTGTTCTTGGACACGCCCAAATTCTTCTCACCAGTCTTCTGAAGATACCTCTGTGCCCTGCGAATAACACTCCCCATAGCCCAGAGAATATCCATCTTCTCCATTTCATTTTCATCGATTTGATCATAATCCTCTTGTTCCAAATGACTATTACCTATACGTCTGTTCAGTAGATCATTATACGAGTTCACAACCATAGAAACCAACGCCATATCCTCCTCAACCCCTTGAATAGTACGCAAACGAATGTTCCCGGTCTGCAAGACCTCGGTGGTCTCATTCTTGCAAGATGTAGTCTTCATCTTCTGTACAATAGGATCCCATTTAATAGGTAACCCCTCACGAAAGCACTGGACGATTTTCTTATTCGAAAAAGTAATATCAGATCGTCTCAGCTCGGTCATCAAATGACGAAACCTAGCAACAGCAGCATCCAAGGATTCATCAGGCTGAACAGCGAAATTCTTCCACTCCTTCTTGAGAACTTTACCTTTTGTTTTCCGATATTCAGCACTTCCCTCAACACCACTCTCAATGGCATTCCACATCGAATAACCTGTCAAGTGAGTCTCGAATTGATGAAATATATCCTTTATGAGAACCTGAGTTAGATGACTATAGGTTTTGCATTCTAAGTTATACTCCTCTCTTTCAACAGCATTTAGCTCCATGGGAGTCTTTGGTTCACCATGATCCTTAAGTGGGAATGTATATTCAACTTTCAAAAAGTTGTACAAACGTGAATCTATCCCATTTAACGAGATCAAGAACCTAGGTTTCCATTCAGCAAAGTCATCAAGTGATTCTAGCCTAGGTACCCGATATGCACTACCTATCTCATTCTTTGTCTTAAGCAAATGATGTAAACCCGACGATGAAGAACCAACTAGAGCTGATTCCATTTCTGAACCATCAACCTGATCAGACATTGTAACCGTACAATTGCAATACACGGTTGCAGATAATTGCACGGTTGCAATACATGGTTTAAGAAAGTAACACGGATGTAAGGTTCACACGGTTGAATGAACACGGTTGCGGTAAGCATGGTTTCAAAGTGTAACCGGGCGGTTGAGGGAGTAACCGGACGGGTATAGACTGTATCCGTACGGTTTCAGATTAACACGGTTGTAAAAGAATGTTTAGACTAAACACGGATGCAGGTTTGTATCCGTGCGGTTGTAGTAACCGGATGTTGTATCCGCACGGTTGTAGTGTGTAACCGTGCGGTTGTGTTCTTGAATAGATCTGGGCAGAGAACAGCCCGTGAAATAGGGTTTTGGACTGGATGGAATCTAGCACTCAATCTGGATAAAAAAGTTTAAGTTTTTCACGTTCAAAACATTAAAACCGACCTTAATAACGTTTTAGATTAACAAAAACATGATCAAACACGTGAAAGTTTTAAGATTTATGAATTTTTCAACAAAACCCCCAAAAACCCAAAACTTGACCAAACAAATTCAACGATTTTGACAAAAACCGATCGTTCAATCACGtacacaagctctgataccacttgtaggatcgtGTAAGCAGGATTAAACGACCTAATCTACTATATCGAGTGCGGAAAATCTCAATATAGGGTTTTATACTAAAAACACACAAATATACTTTGATCTTTAGATATAGAACGACTTTAGGGTGTTAAAGATCGACCCAGATGAATGCTAGATGACCAGAGAATCGGTTTAGACGTTTTAGTGCGGCTAGGATCGTTAACCTAATCATGAAACCGAAGTTCTCTATATATATACACAGCGTGTGCTACCGTACGGTTGCACCCCTGCAACCGTCCGCTTGCACTGTGTATCCGTACGGATGTATACTGCATCCATACGGTTGTATTCCAGAGGTGAATATTTGACGTTTACGTATTCCAACTTGATCGTAATGAATCTGGGGACTATAATGCAccaacaatttttattttttttaaaagataaTTCTTTAGGATAAATAAAAGCAGTACAGTAGATAATTATTTTGGGACGGTACCTCTCTTTCATAAATAAAAGCAGTAAAATAAAAAAGCGTGACCAGGCCACTATATAATAACCCCCACCGCATATCTCTCTTTCATTTTTTGACTCAACCTTCAAATATTTGGTACTTTTAGTACTACATTTGCAGAGTTGCAGTCATTAAATAATCTCAAGTTAAGCATAATAATTTAAGAAATATAAATGGAAAATAATGATTTGGACTACGTGTTAGTGCCTGCAGGATTGGTAGTGATGGTTGTGTATCATGTGTGGCTAATTTATGAAATACGTCACAAGCCTGCTAGCACCGTTGTTGGTATGAACGCAATTAATCGTCGATTTTGGGTCACCTCTATGATGGAGGTATATCTCGatattacattttttttttatccTGTATGAAATTCATGATAAGCATTGATCGTCTATCTAATTCATCTTTATCAGAAGTCGATAAAAAGATTataatttatttgaatattatatgCATGCATTAAATTGAAATCTGAATTCATAGGATTCATACATCAGATTTATTTCTGGTTTCTAAGAAAGTATTAATTTATGTTAAAGTATAAATTTTCAGGATATATGACGAACGAGTGTATGCATGAGAGTGACGCGTGTGATATCCTTGTAATTGTAACAACCTTCGATACTCATTTTTGTCAAATGAATGACgcaatattattattaggattttgcTTATGAGAGCTCTAATGAATTATATTGTACATGTCGGTTGCTAGTCATTTTCTTAATGACAATTATTAAAATGTAGAATAAATTAAAGCTTGTTAACGACAGCCTTGTCGTTTGAacaatccttattattattattattattattattattattattattattattattattattatattataattttattattattaatttgattattattattatattactattaatattatattttgttattattattgaaaaatgaaatattattattaattattataggaggttaaaatgaaaaagttagtcAAATATGGGGTTGATTAGGCACATTTACATTGAAGCATGCCTTATAATAGTTTGTTAGAGTTTTCTATGAATAGTTCAGAAAGTATTAAATTTTTGCATAAATATGTTGTATATGGGAGTAGTTATGTGTAAAGAGTGAGTAGTTTTAGTGAATGTACATTACATTTTATATGTTTAAAAATGTCTTAAGCACTGCATAGCCCCCCCTTAGAGTTATGTTTAgataaaaaattatttttattattgacaAACTTAAAGAAACAATTCCATGTAACATGCAGGACACACAAAAGACCGGAGTCCTAGCAGTACAAACATTGAGAAACAACATTATGGCATCCACACTGTTAGCCTCTACAGCCATCATGCTCAGCTCCCTAATCGCCGTCCTCATGACCAGTGGAGCCCGCAGCACTAGTACCGCCAACGACCACCATTGGATTGGTCTTACATTCGGTGAAGGAACCAAACTGCGGTTAACAATCAAGTTCTTTAGCATTTTGGTCTGTTTTTTGGTCTCCTTTTTGATGAACATTCAGTCGATTAGATACTACAGCCACGCGAGCATGCTCATCAATGTTCCTTACAAAAAAATCACCAATTTCACTAGTCAACGTCTCACTGCTGACTACGTTGGATCAACCGTTAACTTGGGGAGTTACTTTTGGTCGTTAGGCCTTCACGCTTTCTACTTTTCGTTCCCTTTGTTCTTGTGGCTATTTGGGGCTATACCTATGTTTATTTGCACCATTTTGTTGGTTTTTATGTTGTATTTTCTTGATGTCACTTTTGATCTTGGTTGGGTACCTGATACGAATGCTACAGATGAGGAAACTGGTTGAGAAAACCACAAATGTTTCTGGATTCAATCAAAGTTGAATCTCGTAGTTGATATTGTAGCTAGGTTACGGTTTTACACAAGACGATTAATGAATAAAAAATTTAATTCATTCAAGATATTCAAAGTGcatatatgcatatgcatatatgTATGATAAGAAATAGAGTTTGGCAAATTGGACAGGTCAAACTCTTTGTGAGCCATGATTCGATGAATGATTTAAGTCCAATATAAAATgactattaaattaaattaaatatgctGATGGTTACGAATTTTTTAAGAAAGTTTGTTATGGATGACAAGTGTTCACTATTTcttctatattttattttattttttacccgTACGCTAAATATCTAACAAAGTATGGTCGTTTTAGTTTAAACAGATTGTCGGttcgagtttgcgttcacattataaATAGCCCCTCAAATTCGGCTTAATTTACAAAACGGCCTCTCAAATTTACAATTTTTCTGGGGTAGAAAGCATAAatatataactttattaaaatgaaaTACACCACtttcacccgaatttttaacgggccctatcttctctctcggtgcgagttaaattttcccgAGACCACCGTCCAACTCGAAAAAATCAGGCGAAcctaacgggactaactatacgcgaaacggacatcgttaaaaacacactagataacgggccctatattctcgctcggtgcgagttaaatttttccgataccaccgtttaactcgaaataattttacgaacacaacgcgactaactatacgcgaaacagacatcgttaaaaaaacactaaatatttcggcctatattacatacatatacatacatgtccAACAAACAATCCAacttactagatatattaggtaccaaacaatgtATATTCAAACACGACCGCGcttcgaatacaaccgcagcaacgcacggtcgaatttttttctagttttcTAACAATTGCCGAGGAGACGCTAACATGACATTACGTTTCATAGTTGAAATTGTGTAGACGTTTATActtaggatcttaggtcgcttgcaatctatcctagaggcggaatacactagaataaggttaaaccgagatatgggtcattttgggatcgaatagatcaaacctagagccaaaactagattagatcgacacctagacgatatatttcggtggtatatggtgttagggttctctggagacgaaaaCCTACGACTTAGGGTAAATGGGACGAGTAACCTCAAACAATTAggctaaacccgtatatatactgcctaccagacacactcggtcgagtgtgtccctcagtcggtcgactgagtaggacagtcggtcgagtgtgtacacacactcggtcgactgtctgaGCAGTTTAACTTATTGATCATTTAACAAGTTAAGTACGCACAAACACAAATATAATCAATAGTCtcgagtaaacattattacataaccgaaatgTGTTAAACATAAAGATAAACAACGGctagggattcatgcaccaacaaactccccctaagacctagccgttACACTAAAGCATTCAGTTATCAATCCGTATAAggatctgtcacccagttcttcagaTAGCAAAGTTTGACAACTCTGCAATACTGTTCCGCTTGCACACGATTCTCTGGGCGATACAGCATCCTGTTGTAGTAAAGGGTAAACATATCTTCTTCAATCTTCACAGCAGTTTCTCAACCAAACTGGATCTAgaacccttatactatcattttcatctcctccaTCTCTGTCTAACACAATAACCTTCCtccgagcgttcatcataataccaccaacgaaaacgaggaCTGAAGTGCTGCAGCATCTTCCTCAAAGGAACCTTCCGCATATACTTCACAGGTTGATATTTTACTATCTTCCTTCTGACCCCTGTTTTCTTGTTCGTTCTATAAGAGATCTTCGAAAACTGAGGACGAAAACCTAAGAAATTAGGTGACTGATatgatcttcttatcttacgaATCCAAATATCAGGAATTCCACAATAATCCTGATACAACATCTTAAGCCTGGCCACCTGCATAAACACAAAATAAGGTAACGTTTTGAATTCGAATGGAGATTTGATATAATCCACTCCATGTTCTTTCTTGAtcgcatatatatcaaattctttaATATAAGCCCAGGCTATTATCTTTCCCTTAGCACGTAAATTCTTACAGTGCTCGATGAACTTCAAAAATTGCGGCTTCACCTTAGGCTTCATCACATACTGCCTAATCCGCATCATAATCTTCCATTCTTCTTCTAACACTTCAATCTTTTCTTTGTTGATCTTCACCGGCAAGAAACCTTCTGGTAACACACTCTCTTGTTCTTTCTGTTTCTTTTCTTTACACTTTCTGTTCAAAAGCTCATCATTCATCTGaaaataatcagcaaaagttggaagATCATCACCAA
This window of the Rutidosis leptorrhynchoides isolate AG116_Rl617_1_P2 chromosome 7, CSIRO_AGI_Rlap_v1, whole genome shotgun sequence genome carries:
- the LOC139858808 gene encoding uncharacterized protein, giving the protein MENNDLDYVLVPAGLVVMVVYHVWLIYEIRHKPASTVVGMNAINRRFWVTSMMEDTQKTGVLAVQTLRNNIMASTLLASTAIMLSSLIAVLMTSGARSTSTANDHHWIGLTFGEGTKLRLTIKFFSILVCFLVSFLMNIQSIRYYSHASMLINVPYKKITNFTSQRLTADYVGSTVNLGSYFWSLGLHAFYFSFPLFLWLFGAIPMFICTILLVFMLYFLDVTFDLGWVPDTNATDEETG